In one window of Deltaproteobacteria bacterium DNA:
- a CDS encoding carboxymuconolactone decarboxylase family protein, giving the protein MERRCNRQEKIRHGASKRKEILMCDETITRKTRETANILFGKGVKMDPPYLTWKAFDKELANDFSKFITGNLYSRTVLSLPERQMIACAILAATRASDELKLHVNAALNVGCDPAKITEIFFQMATYTGMPAVNEALAVYRDVLKERGEWPIGKK; this is encoded by the coding sequence ATGGAACGTAGGTGCAACCGGCAAGAAAAGATCAGGCACGGCGCCTCCAAGAGAAAGGAAATACTTATGTGTGACGAGACAATTACCAGAAAAACCAGGGAAACTGCCAACATACTGTTTGGCAAAGGCGTCAAGATGGACCCGCCTTACCTCACCTGGAAGGCATTTGACAAAGAATTGGCCAATGATTTTTCCAAATTTATTACCGGCAACCTTTACTCCCGAACAGTCTTGTCCCTGCCGGAAAGGCAAATGATCGCCTGCGCCATCCTGGCCGCCACCAGGGCCAGCGACGAACTGAAACTGCATGTCAACGCGGCCCTGAATGTCGGCTGCGATCCTGCTAAAATTACCGAGATATTTTTCCAGATGGCAACCTATACAGGCATGCCCGCCGTTAATGAGGCATTGGCCGTCTACCGGGACGTGCTAAAAGAGCGCGGTGAATGGCCCATTGGTAAAAAATAA
- a CDS encoding amidohydrolase family protein, whose amino-acid sequence MKTQFYDCHIHFYFKFPAEELKQVFSRLIQGGLIGFNALVFAEFPSDIKTVLKMVPGAYHDHISIAALEMQQDPFPYFEWAAPLKIIAFADTRFILQGIEEKMAQLKQRGFRGLKLLYVPEEDTNIRVQGMEQAFGRPVKKSEEITARLIASAASQGMCVLFHVDLRRYGNFVEEMLQNHPATNFNIPHFGFSRKAIYHLLETYPNCYTDTSSLVPFMVEDPESYQSFIRQFQDRILYGSDALIGDPEHVESTQSFVGQFLDDPAIFQKLTCKNYLKFHGL is encoded by the coding sequence TTGAAAACACAATTTTATGACTGTCACATCCATTTTTATTTTAAATTTCCTGCCGAAGAACTGAAACAAGTTTTCAGCCGGTTAATACAAGGCGGCCTGATAGGGTTCAATGCCCTGGTGTTTGCAGAATTCCCCAGTGATATCAAGACCGTCCTCAAGATGGTGCCGGGTGCTTATCACGACCACATATCCATTGCGGCGCTCGAGATGCAGCAGGACCCCTTCCCCTACTTTGAATGGGCGGCGCCCTTAAAGATTATTGCTTTTGCGGACACCCGGTTCATCCTTCAGGGAATCGAAGAAAAAATGGCGCAGTTAAAACAGAGAGGCTTCCGGGGGCTCAAGCTCCTCTACGTTCCCGAAGAGGACACGAACATCCGCGTACAGGGCATGGAGCAGGCCTTCGGACGACCGGTAAAGAAGTCGGAAGAGATCACCGCGCGCCTGATCGCCAGCGCTGCGTCTCAGGGGATGTGTGTCCTGTTCCATGTAGATTTAAGAAGATACGGCAATTTTGTGGAAGAAATGCTCCAAAACCACCCGGCGACCAACTTTAACATCCCGCATTTCGGATTTTCCCGCAAAGCCATATACCATCTTTTAGAGACCTATCCCAATTGCTACACAGACACTTCATCCCTCGTGCCGTTCATGGTGGAAGATCCGGAATCCTATCAAAGTTTTATCCGCCAATTCCAGGACCGGATTCTTTATGGCAGTGATGCTTTAATTGGCGATCCCGAGCATGTCGAATCAACTCAGAGTTTTGTCGGTCAGTTTCTCGATGATCCGGCCATCTTTCAAAAACTTACCTGTAAAAATTATCTGAAGTTTCATGGTCTCTGA
- a CDS encoding tetratricopeptide repeat protein: MTNKIAHPLLLISALTMAHINSLPGTFQFDDYNVIVNNSLVHSWSAWLADLPHGIRPFLKLTYTFNWTMGWGAFGFHLFNLAVHAGNTLLVYAIAGRILREQTAALSKPGTQMAAFLAALLFAVHPVQTEAVTYICGRSTSLMAFFYLAGFYAYQCGVEENRGVLIYLAGPVLFVMAILTKEVAVTLPAALLLWEACRRDRGQDKGKPAALLRRQGIYWLLLGVLLAAMLYHPRYWGLLEFSAETRPLRQNILSQINGICYLVSRFLWLPGLNIDPDLPVISRWTPLLSLQAATLIFTLVLGMVAVKKKPWLGFGILWFFLHLLPTNSIIPRLDIANERQLYLSGVGLYLLAGQGANLLYERMPQGKSFVRWGLALVFFVLIATTIQRNHAYQNEIALWQDTVQKSPHKARVYNNLGYAFFLAGRYGEAREAYTVALRIRPDWALPRNNLTAIETALKRRKL, translated from the coding sequence ATGACCAATAAAATCGCCCACCCGCTGCTCCTGATAAGCGCCCTGACGATGGCCCACATCAATTCCCTGCCGGGGACCTTTCAGTTTGACGATTACAACGTGATCGTGAACAATTCCCTGGTTCATAGCTGGTCAGCGTGGCTGGCTGATCTTCCGCACGGAATCCGGCCCTTCCTGAAACTAACCTACACTTTTAACTGGACCATGGGCTGGGGGGCATTCGGCTTTCACCTCTTTAACCTGGCCGTGCATGCCGGCAATACCTTGCTGGTCTATGCGATCGCCGGCCGCATCCTGCGGGAGCAGACAGCGGCACTCTCAAAGCCCGGCACGCAAATGGCGGCCTTCCTGGCAGCTCTCCTTTTTGCTGTTCACCCGGTGCAGACGGAGGCCGTTACCTATATCTGCGGACGTTCCACATCACTCATGGCTTTTTTCTATCTGGCCGGTTTTTACGCCTATCAGTGTGGAGTCGAGGAAAACAGAGGGGTATTAATCTATCTGGCCGGTCCGGTTCTGTTCGTTATGGCGATACTGACGAAAGAGGTCGCCGTTACGCTGCCGGCGGCGCTCCTGCTCTGGGAGGCCTGCCGGCGAGACAGGGGCCAAGACAAAGGAAAGCCGGCGGCCTTGCTGCGCCGCCAAGGCATCTACTGGTTGCTTCTGGGTGTCCTCCTGGCGGCTATGCTTTACCACCCCCGCTATTGGGGATTGCTGGAGTTCAGCGCTGAAACCCGCCCTCTGCGGCAAAATATCCTCAGCCAGATCAATGGGATATGCTATCTTGTCTCCCGCTTCTTATGGCTGCCCGGGCTGAATATTGATCCCGACCTGCCGGTGATCTCCCGCTGGACGCCGCTGCTGTCCTTACAGGCAGCCACCCTGATCTTCACTTTAGTTCTCGGGATGGTCGCGGTTAAAAAGAAACCCTGGCTCGGCTTCGGTATTCTCTGGTTTTTTCTGCATCTGCTTCCGACCAACTCGATAATCCCGCGCCTGGATATTGCCAATGAGCGGCAACTTTACCTGTCCGGCGTCGGACTGTATCTGCTGGCTGGCCAGGGCGCGAATCTTCTCTATGAAAGGATGCCGCAGGGGAAAAGTTTCGTCCGTTGGGGACTGGCACTCGTATTTTTCGTGCTGATAGCGACGACGATACAGCGGAACCATGCCTATCAGAACGAAATCGCCCTCTGGCAGGATACTGTCCAGAAATCGCCGCACAAGGCACGCGTCTACAACAATCTGGGGTATGCCTTTTTTCTGGCCGGTCGTTACGGTGAAGCCCGGGAAGCTTACACCGTTGCGCTACGCATCAGGCCGGACTGGGCGCTGCCCCGCAACAATCTCACTGCCATAGAGACCGCACTGAAAAGGAGAAAGCTTTGA
- a CDS encoding D-alanyl-D-alanine carboxypeptidase, whose protein sequence is MIRLLAKLLTAVFLLTGVGAATGAEVPLSPPTAAASYLVRVNGAILWSRAAQSRLPQASLAKIMTALLVLEQGKAEELVTVSNTAARETGTRIGLRQGERLRTKDLLAATLLGSANDACRALADHLGAGEFRFVARMNSRAQELGLANTHFNNACGHDHPLQYSTAYDLAVLAEFAMSHRPFAELARTVSLRIETADGLRAFNLENKNELVGRYQGAIGVKTGTTPKAGKCLVALAERGENRVMLVMLKAPERWWQAVAILDRAFAAAAERHSPPDGHTDALFSPRLTGESRPLFNNTGFRVKPGMTKEGSDDFYEFVKSNDQ, encoded by the coding sequence ATGATCCGTCTTCTGGCGAAGCTGCTTACGGCTGTTTTTCTCCTAACCGGCGTGGGAGCTGCCACAGGAGCTGAAGTGCCGCTTTCCCCGCCGACGGCGGCAGCCTCGTACTTGGTGCGGGTGAACGGCGCGATTCTCTGGTCGAGGGCGGCCCAAAGCAGGCTTCCCCAGGCCAGCCTGGCCAAAATAATGACCGCCCTTTTGGTGCTTGAACAAGGAAAGGCTGAAGAGCTGGTCACGGTCAGCAACACGGCCGCCCGCGAAACAGGGACCCGGATCGGTCTTCGGCAAGGGGAGAGGTTGCGGACCAAGGACCTGCTGGCGGCCACGCTGCTCGGTTCGGCGAATGACGCCTGCCGGGCCTTAGCCGATCACCTTGGTGCAGGGGAGTTCCGTTTTGTCGCCCGGATGAACAGCAGGGCGCAGGAACTTGGTCTGGCAAATACCCACTTCAACAATGCCTGCGGTCACGACCATCCCCTACAGTATTCCACCGCTTACGATCTGGCGGTGCTGGCCGAATTCGCCATGAGCCACCGGCCATTTGCCGAACTTGCCAGAACGGTGTCGCTACGCATCGAAACTGCCGACGGCCTGCGCGCATTCAATCTGGAAAACAAAAACGAGTTGGTGGGGCGTTACCAGGGGGCGATCGGTGTGAAAACCGGCACCACCCCCAAAGCAGGCAAGTGTCTGGTTGCCCTGGCAGAACGGGGGGAGAACCGGGTCATGCTGGTTATGCTGAAGGCGCCGGAACGCTGGTGGCAGGCCGTCGCCATCCTGGACCGGGCCTTTGCCGCTGCTGCCGAGCGGCATAGTCCTCCAGATGGTCATACCGATGCTCTGTTTAGTCCCCGCTTGACGGGGGAAAGCCGGCCTCTATTTAATAACACTGGATTCCGGGTCAAGCCCGGAATGACGAAAGAGGGAAGTGACGACTTTTACGAGTTCGTCAAGAGTAATGACCAATAA
- a CDS encoding DUF4412 domain-containing protein — MRIITLTITTLLVTVFAVGTTLGAGMPQAKVEYSADSTMESQGMTMTSKVFQAENKYRMEMKVKGTNNIVISRMDKKLSWVLMPDQKMYMENSLEEGKKKSNDINDCKIEQQPLGSETVNGMKTTKNKLAMSCPDGLKYNGSMWVTKEGIMVKMDSVAKTDKGDIPFKMELKNINIAKQDPSLFEIPAGYQAMNMGGIMGAVGDMMKKATQAGEKKAKDEAAKKERDEAAAKRQQEGGRSYTSKPRAEGRSYTAAPRTDGRSYTAEPRAEAGRSYTAQKKSGIGGVDPVKIFKDIFKW, encoded by the coding sequence ATGAGGATTATCACACTAACAATAACGACGCTGCTGGTAACAGTTTTTGCGGTCGGAACGACGCTGGGCGCCGGTATGCCCCAGGCCAAGGTCGAGTATTCAGCGGACAGCACTATGGAAAGTCAGGGTATGACGATGACGTCCAAGGTTTTTCAGGCCGAGAATAAATACCGGATGGAAATGAAGGTTAAGGGGACAAACAACATCGTGATCAGCCGGATGGATAAGAAACTTTCCTGGGTCCTGATGCCGGATCAGAAGATGTATATGGAGAACAGTCTCGAAGAGGGGAAAAAGAAGAGCAACGACATCAATGACTGCAAGATCGAACAGCAGCCGCTCGGCAGTGAAACGGTCAACGGTATGAAGACTACTAAAAATAAGCTCGCCATGTCCTGTCCGGATGGGTTGAAATATAACGGTTCCATGTGGGTCACCAAGGAAGGCATTATGGTCAAGATGGACTCCGTTGCCAAGACCGATAAAGGGGACATTCCCTTTAAAATGGAGCTCAAAAATATCAATATTGCCAAACAGGATCCCAGTCTTTTTGAAATACCGGCGGGATATCAGGCAATGAACATGGGTGGGATTATGGGTGCGGTTGGCGATATGATGAAAAAGGCTACCCAGGCGGGAGAAAAAAAGGCCAAAGATGAGGCCGCCAAAAAGGAAAGGGATGAGGCGGCTGCCAAGCGACAACAGGAGGGAGGGCGTTCCTATACTTCCAAGCCGCGGGCGGAGGGACGTTCTTATACTGCCGCACCAAGGACGGATGGACGTTCCTACACAGCCGAGCCACGTGCTGAGGCCGGTCGTTCCTACACGGCGCAAAAAAAGAGCGGAATCGGCGGGGTTGATCCCGTAAAGATTTTTAAAGACATTTTCAAATGGTAG
- a CDS encoding chromate transporter: protein MAPLSQLAKVFLKIGLLGFGGTFSLLTIMQKEVVERHRWLTAEEFTQSVGIGTVTPGPIFFATAIFVGYRLRGIRGAAVCGMGALLPSFLLVVAIAAFYVQVEHNRWVMIFSRGIAAGVVGLFISVLWKTGRTTTKSFQDAALIVVAFVALAFFNIDPIILIVLLGLIGAWLFKPQSIIPTE, encoded by the coding sequence ATGGCGCCATTATCGCAGTTAGCAAAGGTATTTTTAAAAATCGGTCTGCTCGGTTTCGGGGGCACATTTTCACTGCTCACCATTATGCAAAAAGAAGTTGTAGAACGACACCGGTGGTTGACTGCCGAAGAGTTTACGCAAAGTGTCGGCATCGGGACGGTAACGCCGGGACCGATTTTCTTCGCGACAGCGATCTTCGTCGGTTATCGCCTGCGCGGGATACGCGGCGCGGCAGTGTGCGGCATGGGCGCGCTGCTGCCGAGTTTTCTTTTGGTCGTGGCGATTGCCGCATTTTATGTGCAGGTCGAGCATAATCGCTGGGTTATGATCTTCTCGCGCGGGATTGCCGCGGGTGTCGTGGGCTTGTTTATCAGTGTCCTGTGGAAAACCGGCCGGACGACCACAAAGAGTTTTCAAGACGCAGCATTGATCGTGGTCGCTTTTGTTGCGCTGGCATTTTTCAACATTGACCCCATTATTCTGATTGTTCTTCTCGGATTGATCGGCGCCTGGCTGTTTAAACCGCAGTCCATAATCCCAACCGAATAG
- a CDS encoding chromate transporter → MLWDFFLVTLKIGSLSFGGGYAMITPLHYDLVTRYGWLTESDFSSALAIGQITPGPLMIMVAFIGYKIAGLSGAILGTMGLFLPTALIVLAIAGSFMRFKNAPMIQGMMRGISLAVVGLLASVVIDLTKSAIAAPADAVMGIGAFAAVGPCKRDPIGVLLAAGFIRIVISLVIGI, encoded by the coding sequence ATGCTTTGGGATTTTTTTCTCGTCACGCTTAAAATCGGATCACTGTCCTTCGGCGGCGGATACGCGATGATTACGCCGCTGCATTACGATTTGGTAACCCGCTATGGGTGGCTCACCGAAAGCGATTTCAGCAGCGCGCTGGCAATCGGTCAGATCACCCCCGGCCCCCTGATGATCATGGTTGCGTTTATAGGCTACAAAATCGCTGGTTTATCCGGAGCAATCCTGGGAACAATGGGATTATTTCTGCCGACGGCGCTTATCGTACTGGCGATTGCAGGCTCATTCATGCGGTTCAAGAACGCGCCGATGATTCAGGGAATGATGCGGGGGATCAGCTTGGCTGTTGTCGGCCTGCTGGCGTCCGTGGTAATAGACTTGACAAAAAGTGCCATTGCGGCTCCCGCCGATGCTGTTATGGGAATAGGCGCGTTTGCCGCCGTCGGTCCGTGCAAGCGCGATCCCATCGGCGTGCTGCTGGCAGCCGGTTTCATCAGAATCGTCATATCCCTCGTTATCGGGATTTAA